The Gammaproteobacteria bacterium genome contains the following window.
GCCACCACTCGCATCACTGATGACTGCCCGGCCCCACCCCGTTTCCAGCGCGGCCTGAGCCAACATCACCTTTGGGTCAAGCCCGATTGACGATGCATAGCGTTCAGCCAAGGGCCATAGCTTATTCACAAAGTCCTGTGGCGAGCTAAATTCCTCGATTCGTTGTGATGCAGAGCTGGGGACGGTGCCACTTTCAGCAGCCTTTATAACCGGTCTATATTTTTCAAGCGAACCTGTTGCAGGACTATTAGATTCTTTAGGCACACCGTTAACGGCTTTCAGTTGGCGAATTAGCGCGTCGGCAATTCCACCTTGATGCTTATTCGCCAAATTCAAAGCAATCTGCTGGTCATATAGCTCCTGATACATTTGGCTCTGATCGTTATCCATTATCCCATCGCCCAGCTTTGCCTCCCTCATACTCTTAAGCATCATTTGCAAAAAAATTCCCTCGAATTGGACGGCTACTTTTTCAAGTGTCTCGGGCGACGATTGGCTCGCCATGCCACGCAAAGACTGAAGCCCTTGAAAGTCCGTGACAACATCTTGTCGCGTATTAAGACTCATGCAAACTCGCTCGTCAAATGACGATCAGCTCCGCCCGCAAAGCACCAGCCTCTTTCAAGGCCTCAAGAATCGCAACCAAATCACCAGGCGATGCACCCACACCATTCACTGCACGCACGATCTCATCAAGAGATATTCCAGGCTCAAACATAAACATCTTATTCTTCTCCTGCCTGACCTGAACATCGGAGCTCGGCACAACCACAGTACTTCCCCCTGCCAATGGTGCCGGTTGACTGACCGTTGGCTTTTCGGAAATGGCAACTGTAAGACTGCCATGAGTAACAGCTGCAGATGTCACTCGTACATAGCGGCCAATCACGACAGTTCCCGTACGCGAATTGATCACCACTCGCGCTGAACGCTCGCCTGGCTCCAGTGTCAACTGCTCCAGCATTGAAACAAAAGCGACTCGCTGTCCATGATCGCGCGGGGCTTGAACAGCGATCGAAGAGGCATCGATCGGCTGTGCCGTGCCAAGGCCTATTTTGTCGTTAATGGCATCGGAAAGACGATTAGCCGTCGTAAAATCCGGGGAAAATAAATTCAATACCAGACTATCCTCGCTACCGAATGGCGTAGGCGCCGGGCGTTCGACGTTTGCACCGCCAGGTATACGTCCGACACTTGGAATATTCACTGTTATTTTCGAACCATCACTGCCGCCTGCGCCAAAACCGCCAACGACAAGATTTCCCTGAGCAACAGCGTAAATATTCCCATCCGCCCCTTTAAGCGGCGTCATCAACAGAGTACCGCCCCGCAAACCTTTGGCGTTGGCAATCGAAGAAACCGTGACATCGATTTTTTGCCCAGACTTGGCAAAAGGTGGCAGCTCGGCACTTACTGATACCGCAGCGACATTCTTAAGCTGCGGATTTACATCCGGCGGTATGGTAATACCAAACTGAGACAACATGCTCTTCAGGCTCTGCACGGTGAAAGGGGCTTGTGAAGTTTGGTCGCCAGTGCCATCCAATCCGACGACCAACCCGTAACCGACAAGCTGATTACTTCGCACTCCGGCCACCGTGGCAAGATCCTTAATTCTTTCAGCCATCACTGGAACCGAGTTAATAATTAGCGCCAGGCCGATACTAAAAATTAAGATAATCCGTTTCATATGTGTCATACCTTATAGTATTAGAACGGCCACCACTTGCTATTAAAGAATCGCCCAAGCCATCCTTGCGAATTCACATCTGCGAGCGTCCCTTCACCGATATAAGCGATTTTTGCATCGGCCACCTTTGATGAAATAACTGTATTATCTGGACGAATATCTGCAGCACGCACATAGCCGGAGAATTGGACCAGCTCATCACCTTGATTAATAGTCAGCCGCTTTTGGCCTCTGACAAATAGGTTGCCGTTGGGCAACACTTCGGCAACCGAAACCGTAATATTTCCTGTAAGACTATTACTCTGAGAAGAATCTCCTTCGCCTTTGAAACTATTCTTGGAATCAATTGATGTCTCTAAGGTCATCCCATTTATAGACGGCTGGAAAGGCCGCGGCAGACTGAAGCTCGGCTTCCTTCCGAACAATGTCGGATTAGCCATCGCCATACTGCTATCCTTGGCAGTATTAGTGCTTGCCTTCTTCGATGCATTTGTATTCTCCAGGAGGACAATTGTAATAATGTCACCCACCCGGCGCGCTTTCATGTCATCATACAATGACATCTCATAACCGGACTGATAAATAGCACCATTGACTGGTTGTGGCGGCGTCAAATAGGCCGGACGTGACGATTGGAATTCTTCTTCCGAAGCCTTCCGGTCGATGGTTGAGCAACCACCAAAAAGTGCCATCACGGTCACTACTCC
Protein-coding sequences here:
- the flgJ gene encoding flagellar assembly peptidoglycan hydrolase FlgJ, with the translated sequence MSLNTRQDVVTDFQGLQSLRGMASQSSPETLEKVAVQFEGIFLQMMLKSMREAKLGDGIMDNDQSQMYQELYDQQIALNLANKHQGGIADALIRQLKAVNGVPKESNSPATGSLEKYRPVIKAAESGTVPSSASQRIEEFSSPQDFVNKLWPLAERYASSIGLDPKVMLAQAALETGWGRAVISDASGGSSHNLFNIKADERWTDKRAVISSLEFEDGVAVQKRAAFRAYPDFESSFADYVGFLRASPRYQDALAQTHDGASFVRALHQAGYATDPEYSNKINMIMNSVWPPEGVAKLKNAAEVPLS
- a CDS encoding flagellar basal body P-ring protein FlgI — translated: MKRIILIFSIGLALIINSVPVMAERIKDLATVAGVRSNQLVGYGLVVGLDGTGDQTSQAPFTVQSLKSMLSQFGITIPPDVNPQLKNVAAVSVSAELPPFAKSGQKIDVTVSSIANAKGLRGGTLLMTPLKGADGNIYAVAQGNLVVGGFGAGGSDGSKITVNIPSVGRIPGGANVERPAPTPFGSEDSLVLNLFSPDFTTANRLSDAINDKIGLGTAQPIDASSIAVQAPRDHGQRVAFVSMLEQLTLEPGERSARVVINSRTGTVVIGRYVRVTSAAVTHGSLTVAISEKPTVSQPAPLAGGSTVVVPSSDVQVRQEKNKMFMFEPGISLDEIVRAVNGVGASPGDLVAILEALKEAGALRAELIVI
- the flgH gene encoding flagellar basal body L-ring protein FlgH, whose protein sequence is MYIVNKSVMMIGVVTVMALFGGCSTIDRKASEEEFQSSRPAYLTPPQPVNGAIYQSGYEMSLYDDMKARRVGDIITIVLLENTNASKKASTNTAKDSSMAMANPTLFGRKPSFSLPRPFQPSINGMTLETSIDSKNSFKGEGDSSQSNSLTGNITVSVAEVLPNGNLFVRGQKRLTINQGDELVQFSGYVRAADIRPDNTVISSKVADAKIAYIGEGTLADVNSQGWLGRFFNSKWWPF